One Mesorhizobium loti genomic window carries:
- a CDS encoding opacity protein encodes MKSLLLASALLSLVGGQALAADAISVEPTTAHDWSGVYVGGQIGYGFGRTDATYNLPNTPTIRGSQDYDTDGFLGGVQIGYNYQINSAVLGVEADFSGADIKGHSDEIHVGAGDTYDTKVDWFGTLRARAGYAFDRTLIYGTGGLAYGSVENRYLDGPLDSFSEKNTKVGWTVGAGLEQAITDHWSAKFEYQYVDLRDQTIDYAPNSNTTFDNTFNAVKIGMNYKF; translated from the coding sequence ATGAAGAGCCTGTTGCTCGCATCCGCATTGCTGTCGCTGGTCGGCGGACAAGCTCTGGCCGCGGACGCCATCAGTGTCGAGCCCACAACCGCCCATGATTGGTCCGGCGTCTATGTCGGCGGGCAAATTGGCTACGGTTTCGGCAGGACCGACGCGACTTACAATTTGCCGAACACCCCGACAATCCGAGGTTCGCAGGACTACGATACCGATGGTTTCCTGGGCGGCGTGCAGATTGGCTACAACTACCAGATCAATTCCGCCGTTCTCGGCGTCGAAGCCGATTTTTCCGGAGCTGACATCAAGGGACACTCCGACGAGATCCACGTCGGTGCAGGCGACACCTACGACACCAAGGTGGACTGGTTCGGAACGCTGCGCGCCAGGGCGGGCTATGCATTCGATCGTACCCTGATCTACGGCACCGGTGGCCTCGCTTACGGAAGCGTCGAAAACCGGTATCTCGACGGTCCCCTGGACAGCTTTTCCGAGAAGAACACCAAGGTCGGCTGGACCGTTGGCGCCGGACTCGAGCAAGCGATCACGGACCATTGGTCGGCAAAGTTCGAATACCAGTATGTCGATCTGCGGGACCAGACCATCGACTATGCCCCGAACTCCAACACCACGTTCGACAACACGTTCAACGCGGTCAAGATCGGCATGAACTACAAGTTCTGA
- a CDS encoding glutamyl-tRNA synthetase translates to MPTGAGARLVNHKCIRYAPFMTVTVRFAPSPTGRIHIGNARTALFNWLFALNNKGRFIQRFDDTDIARSKQEFADAILYDLHWLGIFPDATEYQSRRFEVYDAAVERLKAAGVLYACYETPEELDLRRKVRRTRGLPPVYGREALALTREQVAEYQSDGRRPHWRFLLPNFSGDPLQPERTEVHWNDLVRGEETVDLASLSDPVLVREDGTYLYTLPSVVDDIEMGVSHVIRGDDHVTNTGVQIALFKALGAEPPVFGHHNLLTTVSGEGLSKRTGALSIESLRGDGIEPMAVASLAVLVGTSENVAAAHDLTELAGHFDPAATSKSSAKFDPDELFVLNRVLLHHMPFDEARDRLMVLGISGEQAEPFWLAVRGNLDRLADAAGWWRILREGPQERSEFSADDRDFLNQAFDILPEEPWNGTVWKDWTGKIREATGRKGKGLFMPLRLALTGLPSGPELADLLPLMGREGTLARRP, encoded by the coding sequence GTGCCGACCGGCGCGGGGGCGCGTCTTGTCAATCACAAATGCATCCGGTACGCCCCTTTCATGACAGTTACCGTTCGTTTCGCCCCGTCACCGACCGGCCGCATCCATATCGGCAATGCGCGCACCGCTCTGTTCAACTGGTTGTTCGCCCTGAACAACAAGGGCCGCTTCATTCAGCGCTTCGACGACACCGATATCGCCCGATCGAAGCAGGAATTCGCCGACGCCATCCTCTATGACCTACATTGGCTGGGTATTTTCCCTGATGCCACCGAATATCAGTCGCGACGCTTCGAGGTCTATGACGCGGCAGTCGAGCGGTTGAAGGCGGCGGGCGTTCTCTACGCGTGCTACGAAACGCCGGAAGAACTCGATCTCCGGCGAAAAGTGCGCCGCACGCGCGGCCTGCCGCCGGTCTATGGCCGCGAGGCCTTGGCGCTGACGCGAGAGCAGGTGGCCGAATACCAGTCTGACGGGCGCCGGCCGCACTGGCGCTTCCTGCTGCCCAATTTCTCGGGCGATCCGCTACAGCCGGAGCGCACCGAGGTGCATTGGAACGATCTGGTGCGCGGCGAGGAAACGGTCGATCTGGCCTCGCTGTCCGACCCGGTGCTGGTGCGCGAGGACGGCACCTATCTCTACACGCTGCCCTCCGTCGTCGACGACATCGAGATGGGCGTCAGCCATGTCATCAGGGGTGACGACCATGTCACCAATACCGGCGTGCAGATCGCCCTGTTCAAGGCGCTGGGCGCCGAGCCGCCTGTCTTCGGCCACCACAATCTCTTGACCACCGTCTCGGGCGAGGGGCTGTCGAAGCGCACCGGGGCGCTTTCCATCGAAAGCCTGCGCGGGGACGGCATCGAGCCGATGGCCGTCGCGTCGCTCGCGGTGTTGGTCGGCACCTCGGAGAATGTCGCGGCCGCGCATGATCTAACCGAACTTGCCGGCCATTTCGACCCGGCCGCGACCTCGAAATCATCGGCCAAGTTCGATCCTGACGAATTGTTCGTGCTCAACCGTGTGCTGCTGCACCATATGCCGTTCGACGAGGCGCGGGACAGGCTGATGGTGCTTGGCATCTCCGGCGAACAGGCGGAGCCGTTCTGGCTGGCGGTGCGCGGCAATCTCGATAGGCTTGCCGATGCTGCGGGCTGGTGGCGCATCCTGCGCGAGGGACCGCAGGAGCGGTCCGAATTTTCGGCCGACGACCGCGATTTTCTTAATCAGGCCTTCGATATCCTGCCTGAAGAGCCCTGGAACGGTACGGTCTGGAAGGATTGGACCGGCAAGATCAGGGAAGCAACCGGGCGCAAGGGCAAGGGGCTGTTCATGCCGCTGAGGCTTGCCCTTACTGGACTGCCTTCGGGGCCGGAGCTTGCAGATTTATTGCCGCTGATGGGTCGGGAAGGAACGTTGGCCCGACGACCCTGA
- a CDS encoding ABC transporter ATP-binding protein has protein sequence MARFKIDLRASAFRSVLGFTLTHWRRQPWRLSLIMGGFLLSTLADVLTPLYSGRLVDAVASSAGADAIAWNAAMTAFSILMALALTGVVLRNLAFMGIVELTLKMMADIAADAFHRVQRFSTDWHANSFAGSTVRKVTRGMWALDLLNDTILIALLPSVVMLVGSTLLLGWFWPLMGVVVAVGSVLFIMVTAMLSLGYVAPAARLANTWDTRLGGSLADAVSCNAVVKGFGAEEREERRLAKVVAKWRARTRRTWVRGTINGTTQGALLLVMRAAVIGLSLLLWSWGQASAGDVAFVLTSFFVLQGYLRDIGTHIRNLQRSINDMEELVDFQSEPLGIEDRHGARPIRITQGAISFDNVTFHYGNHRSPLYRDFSVDIAPGERVGLVGHSGSGKTTFVKLIQRLYDVNAGKILIDGQDISQVAQASLRGQIAIVQQEPILFHRSLAENIAYARPSATQEEIEHAAMLASAHDFITSLPKGYGTLVGERGVKLSGGERQRVAIARAFLADARILILDEATSSLDSESEVLIQQAMERLMVGRTTLVIAHRLSTVRALDRLLVFDSGNIVEEGSHDELIRLKGGIYRRLFERQALELTKGLVV, from the coding sequence ATGGCTCGTTTCAAGATCGATTTGCGCGCGAGCGCCTTTCGCAGCGTTCTTGGTTTCACGCTCACCCATTGGCGGCGCCAGCCCTGGCGGCTTTCGCTGATCATGGGTGGTTTCCTGCTGTCGACGCTGGCCGACGTCTTGACGCCGCTCTATTCCGGCCGGCTGGTCGATGCTGTCGCCAGCAGCGCCGGCGCGGACGCCATTGCCTGGAATGCCGCGATGACGGCGTTTTCTATTTTGATGGCGCTCGCCTTGACCGGCGTCGTGCTGCGCAACCTGGCGTTCATGGGCATTGTCGAACTGACGCTGAAGATGATGGCCGACATCGCCGCCGATGCCTTCCATCGCGTCCAGCGCTTTTCCACCGACTGGCACGCCAACAGCTTTGCTGGATCGACCGTGCGCAAGGTGACGCGCGGCATGTGGGCGCTCGACCTGCTCAACGACACCATCCTGATCGCGCTGCTGCCGTCCGTCGTCATGCTCGTCGGCTCGACACTGCTGCTTGGCTGGTTCTGGCCGCTGATGGGTGTGGTCGTTGCCGTGGGCTCGGTGCTGTTCATCATGGTGACGGCGATGCTGTCGCTTGGCTATGTCGCGCCGGCGGCAAGGCTCGCCAACACCTGGGACACGCGCCTCGGCGGTTCGCTCGCCGACGCGGTGAGCTGCAACGCTGTGGTCAAGGGCTTTGGCGCCGAGGAGCGCGAAGAGCGCCGCCTCGCCAAGGTGGTCGCCAAATGGCGGGCGCGCACGCGGCGCACCTGGGTGCGCGGCACCATCAACGGCACCACGCAAGGGGCGCTGCTGCTGGTCATGCGCGCGGCCGTGATCGGCCTGTCGCTGCTGCTGTGGTCGTGGGGGCAGGCGAGCGCCGGCGACGTCGCCTTCGTGCTCACCTCGTTCTTCGTGCTGCAAGGTTATTTGCGCGATATCGGCACGCATATCCGCAATCTGCAGCGGTCGATCAACGACATGGAGGAACTGGTCGATTTCCAGTCCGAACCGCTCGGCATCGAGGACCGGCACGGCGCCAGGCCGATCCGGATCACGCAAGGGGCCATCAGCTTCGACAACGTCACCTTCCACTACGGCAATCACCGGTCGCCGCTCTATCGAGACTTTTCGGTCGATATCGCGCCGGGTGAGCGGGTCGGGCTCGTCGGTCACTCCGGTTCGGGCAAGACGACCTTCGTCAAGCTCATCCAGCGGCTCTATGACGTGAATGCGGGCAAGATCCTGATCGACGGCCAGGATATTTCGCAGGTGGCGCAAGCATCGCTGCGCGGGCAGATCGCCATCGTCCAGCAGGAGCCGATCCTGTTCCATCGCTCGCTGGCCGAGAACATCGCCTATGCCAGGCCAAGCGCAACGCAGGAGGAGATCGAGCATGCCGCCATGCTTGCGAGTGCGCATGACTTCATCACCAGCCTGCCGAAAGGCTACGGCACGCTGGTCGGCGAACGCGGCGTTAAATTGTCGGGCGGCGAGCGTCAGCGCGTGGCGATCGCGCGTGCTTTCCTGGCCGATGCGCGCATCCTGATCCTGGACGAGGCGACGTCGAGCCTCGATTCGGAATCGGAAGTGTTGATCCAGCAGGCGATGGAACGGCTGATGGTCGGCCGCACCACGCTGGTCATCGCACATCGGCTGTCGACGGTGCGGGCGCTCGACCGGCTGCTTGTCTTCGACAGCGGCAACATCGTCGAGGAAGGCTCGCATGACGAGCTGATCAGGCTGAAGGGCGGCATCTACCGCCGCCTGTTCGAGCGCCAGGCGCTCGAGCTGACCAAGGGACTGGTCGTCTGA
- a CDS encoding NAD synthetase: MTKKPDILRIAIAQLNPTVGDVAGNLAKAREARADAARQGADLVLYTELFLAGYPPEDLVLKPAFLKACEKAAQEFAADTSDGGPGVIIGTPLKRKSGTHNSIIVADGGKILAERYKLDLPNYGEFDEKRVFQAGLEIQGPVNFRGVRIGIPICEDIWGDVGICESLAESGAEILLVPNGSPYYRAKIDVRHQVVIRQVIECGLPITYANQLGGQDELIFDGASFAIGADKTLAFQMSQFEEAVDVITWKRGEDGWVCSEGPMSKIPEREEADYRACMLGLRDYVNKNGFKNVVLGLSGGIDSAICAALAVDALGEERLRAVMMPYRYTSKDSLKDAEDCARALGCRYDIVPIFEPVEGFLHALTQLFEGTKEGITEENLQSRARGTILMAISNKFGSMVVTTGNKSEMSVGYATLYGDMNGGFNPIKDLYKMQVYALSRWRNSHVPPGALGPSGEVIPKNIIDKAPSAELRENQTDQDSLPPYPVLDDILECLVENEMGVDDIVARGHDRATVTRIEHLLYIAEYKRRQAAPGVKITRKNFGRDRRYPITNRFRDRG, translated from the coding sequence ATGACCAAGAAGCCCGACATACTGCGTATCGCGATCGCCCAGCTCAACCCGACCGTCGGCGATGTCGCCGGCAACCTCGCCAAAGCCCGCGAGGCGAGGGCGGATGCCGCGCGCCAGGGCGCCGATCTCGTGCTCTATACCGAGCTTTTCCTTGCCGGTTACCCCCCGGAAGATCTGGTGCTGAAGCCGGCCTTCCTGAAGGCTTGCGAAAAGGCGGCGCAGGAGTTTGCCGCCGATACATCCGATGGTGGCCCTGGTGTCATCATCGGCACGCCGCTGAAGCGCAAGAGCGGCACGCACAATTCGATCATCGTCGCCGATGGCGGCAAGATCTTGGCCGAACGCTACAAGCTCGACCTGCCGAACTATGGCGAGTTCGACGAGAAGCGCGTCTTCCAGGCAGGGCTCGAGATCCAAGGCCCGGTCAATTTCCGTGGTGTTCGCATCGGAATTCCGATTTGTGAGGACATCTGGGGCGATGTCGGCATCTGCGAATCGCTGGCGGAAAGCGGGGCGGAAATCCTGCTGGTGCCGAACGGCTCGCCCTATTATCGCGCCAAGATCGATGTCCGTCACCAGGTGGTCATCCGCCAGGTGATCGAATGCGGGCTGCCGATCACCTATGCCAACCAGCTCGGCGGCCAGGACGAGCTGATCTTCGACGGCGCGTCGTTTGCCATCGGCGCCGACAAGACATTGGCTTTCCAGATGAGCCAGTTCGAGGAAGCGGTCGACGTCATCACATGGAAGCGCGGGGAGGACGGCTGGGTCTGCTCGGAAGGGCCGATGTCGAAGATTCCCGAGCGGGAAGAGGCCGACTATCGCGCCTGCATGCTGGGCCTGCGCGACTACGTCAACAAGAACGGCTTCAAGAATGTGGTGCTTGGCCTGTCCGGCGGCATCGATTCGGCGATCTGCGCTGCCCTTGCCGTCGACGCGCTCGGCGAGGAGCGGCTGCGCGCGGTGATGATGCCTTACCGCTATACGTCGAAGGATTCGCTCAAGGATGCCGAGGATTGCGCCCGGGCGCTCGGCTGCCGCTATGACATCGTGCCGATCTTCGAACCGGTCGAAGGTTTTCTGCACGCGCTGACGCAGCTCTTCGAGGGCACCAAGGAAGGCATCACCGAGGAAAATTTGCAGAGCCGCGCGCGCGGCACCATCCTGATGGCGATCTCCAACAAGTTCGGCTCGATGGTCGTCACGACAGGCAACAAGAGTGAGATGTCGGTCGGCTACGCCACGCTCTATGGCGACATGAATGGCGGCTTCAATCCGATCAAGGATCTCTACAAGATGCAGGTCTACGCGCTGTCGCGCTGGCGCAACAGCCACGTGCCGCCGGGCGCGCTCGGGCCCTCGGGCGAAGTAATCCCGAAGAACATCATCGACAAGGCGCCGTCGGCGGAATTGCGTGAGAACCAGACTGACCAGGATTCGCTGCCTCCCTATCCGGTGCTGGACGATATCCTCGAATGCCTGGTCGAAAACGAGATGGGCGTCGACGACATCGTCGCGCGCGGCCATGACCGGGCAACGGTGACGCGCATCGAGCATCTGCTCTATATCGCCGAATACAAGCGCCGGCAGGCCGCACCCGGCGTGAAGATCACCCGGAAGAATTTCGGCCGCGACCGCCGCTACCCCATCACCAACCGTTTCAGGGATCGCGGGTAA
- a CDS encoding methyladenine glycosylase, producing the protein MEMEAKMPDFAKIRARAAKRKGGEAELSTLLGPAPDNAAVADIPDDRILSTMAERVFAAGFVWRVIEQKWSGFEEAFLRFEPKRLLFQPDDFWHDLASDQRIVRNPQKIRSVRDNAAFVERVSKEHGGFGEFLANWPADDQVGLMAYLGKHGSRLGGNTGQYFLRWLGWDAFVISADMALALRDSGLDISESPTSKRDLDKIQAQINRWVADTGLPRRHISRILAMSIGENHSPQSLREYMGDD; encoded by the coding sequence ATGGAGATGGAAGCAAAAATGCCAGATTTCGCCAAAATCCGCGCCCGTGCAGCCAAACGCAAGGGTGGGGAAGCGGAGCTTTCAACGCTGCTGGGGCCGGCGCCCGACAATGCAGCGGTGGCTGACATCCCGGACGACCGCATTCTGTCGACCATGGCCGAGCGCGTGTTCGCCGCCGGTTTTGTCTGGCGCGTCATCGAACAGAAATGGTCCGGTTTCGAGGAAGCGTTTCTGCGCTTCGAGCCGAAGCGGCTGTTGTTCCAGCCAGACGATTTCTGGCACGATCTGGCTTCCGACCAGCGCATCGTGCGCAACCCGCAGAAAATCAGATCCGTGCGCGACAACGCCGCCTTCGTCGAACGCGTCTCCAAGGAGCATGGCGGCTTCGGCGAGTTCCTCGCCAACTGGCCTGCCGACGACCAAGTCGGGCTGATGGCCTATCTCGGCAAGCATGGCAGCCGGCTGGGCGGCAACACCGGCCAGTATTTCCTGCGTTGGCTGGGCTGGGATGCTTTCGTCATTTCGGCTGACATGGCGTTAGCCCTTCGCGATTCTGGCCTCGACATCTCCGAAAGCCCGACCTCGAAGAGGGACCTCGACAAGATCCAGGCCCAGATCAACCGATGGGTGGCCGACACCGGCCTGCCGCGCCGGCACATTTCGCGCATCCTGGCGATGTCGATCGGCGAGAACCATTCGCCGCAGTCGTTGCGCGAATATATGGGCGACGACTGA
- a CDS encoding Cyclic nucleotide-binding protein, protein MNKTVPELANRWLRRNPENLSELERRVLQSTVDRKPISQDINDNLSGLQGAGDRIADAIARVGGSWTFILSFIAFLVLWIGANWWLLGQESFDPYPFIFLNLVLSMIAALQAPVIMMSQNRQAARDRIDAAHDYEVNLKAEIEIMALHEKLDELRHSQIIGMRDEIAQIAEQLKRIEERLAPETQPS, encoded by the coding sequence ATGAACAAGACAGTGCCCGAACTGGCCAATCGATGGCTGAGGCGAAACCCAGAGAATTTGAGCGAGCTCGAGAGGCGGGTGCTGCAAAGCACTGTCGACCGCAAACCCATATCACAGGACATCAACGACAATCTTAGCGGCCTTCAGGGCGCGGGCGATCGTATCGCCGATGCCATCGCGCGTGTCGGTGGTTCGTGGACGTTCATTCTGTCATTCATCGCCTTCCTGGTCCTGTGGATCGGTGCCAACTGGTGGCTGCTGGGGCAAGAGTCGTTCGACCCCTACCCCTTCATTTTCCTCAACCTGGTGCTGTCGATGATCGCTGCCCTGCAGGCGCCGGTGATCATGATGTCTCAGAATCGCCAGGCGGCGCGCGACCGCATCGACGCTGCCCATGACTACGAGGTCAACCTCAAGGCCGAAATCGAGATCATGGCGCTGCACGAAAAGCTGGACGAATTGCGCCACAGCCAGATCATCGGCATGCGCGACGAGATCGCGCAGATAGCCGAACAGCTGAAGCGGATCGAGGAACGGCTCGCTCCCGAGACCCAGCCCTCATGA
- a CDS encoding SNARE associated Golgi protein-like protein — protein MTEAIHHFIEQYGLLAVFLGCVAEGESAAILGGFFAHQHIFVLWHAFVAAALGAFLGDTGFFMLGRSFADHRYVVRLRRRPGFRRAYRLLNTHPNIFVLSNRYVYGMRLVGGIAAGLSTIAAPRFVILNAISSVIWAVLFSSIGYVFGLGAEHFVGQAFLRHERLLIGLGIGLTVAILAWLIARHIAKRERAKEF, from the coding sequence ATGACCGAAGCGATCCATCATTTCATCGAACAATATGGGCTGCTTGCCGTCTTTCTCGGCTGCGTGGCCGAGGGGGAAAGTGCCGCCATCCTCGGCGGCTTCTTCGCCCACCAGCATATTTTCGTGCTGTGGCATGCCTTTGTCGCGGCCGCCCTCGGCGCTTTCCTCGGCGATACGGGCTTCTTCATGCTCGGTAGAAGTTTCGCCGATCATCGCTATGTCGTCAGGTTGCGCAGGCGGCCCGGCTTCCGCCGCGCCTATCGCCTGCTCAACACCCATCCCAACATCTTCGTGCTGTCGAACCGCTATGTCTACGGCATGCGCCTGGTCGGCGGCATCGCCGCCGGCCTGTCGACCATAGCAGCACCCCGCTTCGTCATCCTCAACGCCATCTCATCGGTGATCTGGGCGGTGCTGTTCAGCTCAATCGGCTATGTTTTCGGGCTGGGCGCCGAGCACTTCGTCGGCCAGGCGTTCCTGCGCCACGAAAGGCTGCTGATCGGGCTTGGCATCGGCCTGACGGTGGCGATCCTTGCCTGGCTCATCGCACGACACATCGCCAAGCGGGAGCGCGCCAAGGAGTTTTGA